From the Lampris incognitus isolate fLamInc1 chromosome 6, fLamInc1.hap2, whole genome shotgun sequence genome, one window contains:
- the miox gene encoding inositol oxygenase isoform X1, whose translation MYTGAVTRRRSARPGGIYRTAEREERGFGGAARRRRATADRPPADDEGHQPCMYTSCPLSPGYPLFSRPVLALRRICDVETFRTQGPDPSLAYRPNLERGESKGKEDYRNFESGSLIDRVFNTYKLMHTSQTLDFVKQKHSEWSGCSHARIGVMEAIMSLDQLVDESDPDVDFPNSFHAFQTAEGIRREHPHKDWFQLVGLIHDIGKIMALWGEPQWAVVGDTFPVGCKFQDSIVFRDSTFKDNPDDKNPAYNTEFGIYAPTCGLDNVLMSWGHDEYLYQVMKFNKCSIPEEGLNMIRFHSFYPWHSQGDYMHLCNEKDLEMLPWVQEFNKFDLYTKTTDLPDVETLKPYYQALIDKYCPGILKW comes from the exons ATGTACACTGGCGCTGTGACACGCCGGCGCTCGGCCCGGCCCGGCGGTATATATCGGacggcagagagagaggagcgcgGATTCGGAGGAGCTGCGAGGCGGCGCCGCGCGACAGCCGACCGACCACCTGCCGACGATGAGGGTCATCAACCTTGTATGTACACATCCTGTCCCTTATCTCCCGGTTATCCTCTCTTTTCCAGGCCTGTGCTCGCTCTGCGGCGGATTTGTGATGTGGAAACTTTCCGTACTCAGGGTCCGGACCCTTCCCTGGCGTACCGGCCGAACCTGGAGCGGGGAGAGTCCAAGGGGAAGGAGGACTACCGGAACTTTGAG aGCGGGAGTCTGATCGACCGTGTGTTCAATACCTACAAACTGATGCACACTTCACAGACACTGGACTTTGTGAAGCAAAAG CATTCCGAGTGGTCAGGCTGCAGCCACGCCCGGATCGGGGTAATGGAGGCCATCATGTCTCTGGACCAGCTGGTGGATGAGTCTGACCCGGATGTGGATTTTCCCAACTCCTTCCACGCTTTCCAGACTGCCGAGGGTATCCGCAGAGAGCACCCCCACAAAG ACTGGTTCCAGCTGGTGGGTCTGATCCACGATATTGGGAAGATCATGGCTCTTTGGGGAGAACCCCAG tgggctgtGGTGGGGGACACCTTCCCTGTGGGCTGCAAGTTCCAAGACTCCATTGTGTTTAGAGACAGCACATTCAAGGATAACCCGGATGACAAAAATCCTGCCTACAA TACTGAATTTGGGATCTATGCACCCACCTGTGGACTCGACAATGTCCTCATGTCCTGGGGCCATGATG AGTATCTCTACCAAGTCATGAAGTTCAACAAGTGCTCCATTCCAGAGGAG GGTCTGAACATGATCCGCTTCCATTCCTTCTACCCATGGCACTCCCAGGGGGACTACATGCACCTGTGCAACGAGAAGGACCTCGAGATGCTGCCCTGGGTCCAGGAGTTTAA CAAGTTTGACCTGTACACCAAGACCACGGACCTGCCCGATGTGGAAACCCTGAAGCCGTACTACCAGGCTCTCATTGACAAGTACTGCCCTGGAATACTCAAGTGGTGA
- the miox gene encoding inositol oxygenase isoform X2 encodes MRVINLGPDPSLAYRPNLERGESKGKEDYRNFESGSLIDRVFNTYKLMHTSQTLDFVKQKHSEWSGCSHARIGVMEAIMSLDQLVDESDPDVDFPNSFHAFQTAEGIRREHPHKDWFQLVGLIHDIGKIMALWGEPQWAVVGDTFPVGCKFQDSIVFRDSTFKDNPDDKNPAYNTEFGIYAPTCGLDNVLMSWGHDEYLYQVMKFNKCSIPEEGLNMIRFHSFYPWHSQGDYMHLCNEKDLEMLPWVQEFNKFDLYTKTTDLPDVETLKPYYQALIDKYCPGILKW; translated from the exons ATGAGGGTCATCAACCTT GGTCCGGACCCTTCCCTGGCGTACCGGCCGAACCTGGAGCGGGGAGAGTCCAAGGGGAAGGAGGACTACCGGAACTTTGAG aGCGGGAGTCTGATCGACCGTGTGTTCAATACCTACAAACTGATGCACACTTCACAGACACTGGACTTTGTGAAGCAAAAG CATTCCGAGTGGTCAGGCTGCAGCCACGCCCGGATCGGGGTAATGGAGGCCATCATGTCTCTGGACCAGCTGGTGGATGAGTCTGACCCGGATGTGGATTTTCCCAACTCCTTCCACGCTTTCCAGACTGCCGAGGGTATCCGCAGAGAGCACCCCCACAAAG ACTGGTTCCAGCTGGTGGGTCTGATCCACGATATTGGGAAGATCATGGCTCTTTGGGGAGAACCCCAG tgggctgtGGTGGGGGACACCTTCCCTGTGGGCTGCAAGTTCCAAGACTCCATTGTGTTTAGAGACAGCACATTCAAGGATAACCCGGATGACAAAAATCCTGCCTACAA TACTGAATTTGGGATCTATGCACCCACCTGTGGACTCGACAATGTCCTCATGTCCTGGGGCCATGATG AGTATCTCTACCAAGTCATGAAGTTCAACAAGTGCTCCATTCCAGAGGAG GGTCTGAACATGATCCGCTTCCATTCCTTCTACCCATGGCACTCCCAGGGGGACTACATGCACCTGTGCAACGAGAAGGACCTCGAGATGCTGCCCTGGGTCCAGGAGTTTAA CAAGTTTGACCTGTACACCAAGACCACGGACCTGCCCGATGTGGAAACCCTGAAGCCGTACTACCAGGCTCTCATTGACAAGTACTGCCCTGGAATACTCAAGTGGTGA
- the miox gene encoding inositol oxygenase isoform X3, with protein sequence MYTGAVTRRRSARPGGIYRTAEREERGFGGAARRRRATADRPPADDEGHQPCMYTSCPLSPGYPLFSRPVLALRRICDVETFRTQGPDPSLAYRPNLERGESKGKEDYRNFESGSLIDRVFNTYKLMHTSQTLDFVKQKHSEWSGCSHARIGVMEAIMSLDQLVDESDPDVDFPNSFHAFQTAEGIRREHPHKDWFQLVGLIHDIGKIMALWGEPQWAVVGDTFPVGCKFQDSIVFRDSTFKDNPDDKNPAYK encoded by the exons ATGTACACTGGCGCTGTGACACGCCGGCGCTCGGCCCGGCCCGGCGGTATATATCGGacggcagagagagaggagcgcgGATTCGGAGGAGCTGCGAGGCGGCGCCGCGCGACAGCCGACCGACCACCTGCCGACGATGAGGGTCATCAACCTTGTATGTACACATCCTGTCCCTTATCTCCCGGTTATCCTCTCTTTTCCAGGCCTGTGCTCGCTCTGCGGCGGATTTGTGATGTGGAAACTTTCCGTACTCAGGGTCCGGACCCTTCCCTGGCGTACCGGCCGAACCTGGAGCGGGGAGAGTCCAAGGGGAAGGAGGACTACCGGAACTTTGAG aGCGGGAGTCTGATCGACCGTGTGTTCAATACCTACAAACTGATGCACACTTCACAGACACTGGACTTTGTGAAGCAAAAG CATTCCGAGTGGTCAGGCTGCAGCCACGCCCGGATCGGGGTAATGGAGGCCATCATGTCTCTGGACCAGCTGGTGGATGAGTCTGACCCGGATGTGGATTTTCCCAACTCCTTCCACGCTTTCCAGACTGCCGAGGGTATCCGCAGAGAGCACCCCCACAAAG ACTGGTTCCAGCTGGTGGGTCTGATCCACGATATTGGGAAGATCATGGCTCTTTGGGGAGAACCCCAG tgggctgtGGTGGGGGACACCTTCCCTGTGGGCTGCAAGTTCCAAGACTCCATTGTGTTTAGAGACAGCACATTCAAGGATAACCCGGATGACAAAAATCCTGCCTACAAGTAG